DNA from Rosa rugosa chromosome 6, drRosRugo1.1, whole genome shotgun sequence:
CATTGTTGCAGCAGAACTAACATCTTTCATTGCGATAAATATGAAACCTGATGAAGGTATGTCTACAGCATTGCaaatgattgttttttttttttttgaaaggaatgaCTGTTTAATTTAAAGCAATTGGTGAAATTGAAATATGATTTCACCAAACTGCCGAAATTACATACATTAAGTTTCCAGTGAAGAACAATCATCCGCCCTTACACGGATAAATTTTCAAGTCCCCTGCAATTCTCCAACTTAATATTTTCAAGCTTCACTAGTGATCTAATGGTTGCACAAAGACTGATAAAAAAATTTCCACTCAGATTTAATGACACCAAAGAGGGTAAGAAGCTAATCTCATTGGGAAATGATCTTTCAACAAGCTTTCAGTTGCTTAGGTTCAGAGAGGTTAAATTACAGAGACCAGATAAAGGCAAGCAGAACTCCTGGTACTAATCCAGAAGGCAAACATGACAGATTCAATCTTTCATATCTTTGGAAAGGTCACTGAAGGATGGCAGTTCTGCTACAGAAGTTATACTAGCATCGTTTCCCTCTGAACAAATACTTTTGATTACATTGGTTCCATCCCCGAAAACAACAAACCGGGAAAAATAACATACTGAGTTATATATCAATCGCACTGTTGAAAAGTCCCATTGAATCAAGGCAAAGACAAGTCTAATTCAACAACAGCGACACTTGATTTGTTTCTTAATCAGTTCATAATCACCAAGAATTATTATTGCTGAGTATGTTTTTCAATATAAATGGATCAAAAAACAGAATAGTGTAATGTATGCAAGTCCACAATCAAAGCCAGGAAGACAAGTTTGTCAAACCATAGCTCCATTTCGAAATTTTGTCCCCATTATTCAAATTGAATCCTTCATGCTCAGTAAACTCCTGCAAAATTGCCCTATTTCTTGTGGCTTATAAAGTTCTTCCAAATGAAAGATGGCTGCAGCTGATAAAAGACTGGAAGGACCACTTGCCCCATGTCTTGTCTGCATTGCATAATTGTCAAAAGCTCATCCACGGACCATGATGAAGAAGCATATTTTGAAAAAAAGAATAACAAGGGCAACTTTTGAATCCTCTATAGCATTTAGAAGTTCTGGAGAAATGGACTTTCCATTCTGAAGCCTCTTGTCATCCATAAAAGTGACAATTAATTTCCATTCTGATCTAACGCAGCATAGAGATCGCTCACAAAGTTGTTCAGGTGTCTTCCCCTCTAAAACATAGAATTACTTCATATTTGCATGGATGACAatgagaagatgatgatgatgatgatggcaCTGTTGAATCCAGTACCGTCCAGCAGCCACAATGCATGTAATGCCGCCCACATAGCTCAGCGGCCTGTCGGGAATGTGACTGCTATAACTGCTTATCAGGCAAAGCTTTGTTTCCACAGTCTTGGATCGTCCGTCCTTCCCTCCCATGTCTTCCAAATATTTGAAATACAAATATGAATGTGCTGCTCTGCTTTTGGATGTGTACATTAGCAGACCCTCTGAATTTCATTTTAGTTTTGCTCCTTCACTCCACTCACTACTCCTTTTGCTTTTACTCAACAGTAAATAACAGTATACATAGTAAACAATCTATGCTTTAGATTTGAGTTTGTTAAAATATCAATTAATTGAAGTCCAGTTAATACTTACGTTATATAAGAGGAGGGTTTCAAGAATTGAATCTGCATCATCAAGTCCTTGATATTCCATCAAACCAGTGTGTTAAGAATGCAATGCAATGCAAATTGCTAAGAATGCAATGCAAGGTTACTTAAAATTCTCTGTAACAGCACACCATTCTACATGAGTACACGGTATAAAAGTATAATAGTAATGATGCAAGCCTGCAAGTGTACTGATAGCTAATAGACTATAATCAATATGAGAAGCTTTATATGCTTTTCCTATCAAACTAACTACAGAGAGGCAATTCAGTTTATTGTAAAACTACTTCAATAATATCGGTTATGCAAGTAAGATTATACTGTCATTTGGAAATAACTTGGGGAGTCCACTAATAACTAGGCAAAATATCAAAACTAGAGTGATCAAGACTCACCTAACTGTAAAAGATGAAGGCAAGAGAGCTCCGGAAAGTAATTACTGCAGAAATTCAAATGACAGAAGTGAAGGCATTGTCCATTCATGATCTGCAACTCATTTCCAGCCATGGGATCAGAAAGTCCTTAATTGTGGTCTTTCAAAGTGGCCAGTGGTGGATCCCCTATATTTCTGCCAGTCCTACAATTCTTCAAGCGTGCAAGTTCTGCTACCAGTGCTACCGGTTTCCCCTGTAACTGGATTGTCGAAACCAATCATATATTCTCATAAGAGACATCCTACTGCTTGATTGAGTGGTTGTTTGGTTCAACTCTTGCCCATGTTGCTCATATATCAGACAGACTCCACACTGTTTCACCTTCAGACCTGGCCCTCTGGTTTCAAATAAGAACTCAAGATGATTCAAACCTCTAAGCCACCTCTCTATACCAAAGTATTTATCACAAGATACATAGAATAGCCACAGGTGATCTGACTCAACCTGGCAAAATTCTTCACTAAAGCGAAATGCAGGCTGTCTGCCATACACTTCCAATTCTCTTCCATCGAGCTTCAGGCAACATACAAGATGATGTGTTGCATTAAAAGTCTTGAATTCATCTATATAAAGCTCGTCCACTGGATGGTGCTCATGGAGTACAAAAACAGCACACAAAGCAAATCCCATAACCCGACTGTTATTCAAATGTGCAGGTAGAGATACACTTACAGAACACCCAACACTCCGATGGCTGAACCACTCAGGAATATTACTTCCAGGAATTACAATTTGAAAAGTTTCCCTCTTATCAGTGATTTCCTGTGCAAAAAGAGATAGTTTGTTAGTTGATTAATGTCTATAAGTATATGAGCAGAAACGCGCACACACACACGTTGAGAGGGAGTACCTGATACATGAATGTCTTCAGCATTTCAAATTCTATGTTAttgcatccttgattgccatttagattgaagcaattgatgaaattaaaatatgATTTGTTTAATGTGTTCAAATTTGATGCATCAAACAAGTATTTCAGTGAAGTACAACCATCTGCCCTTAAATCTAGTCCACTATTTGATGGAAGGTCTGACAACTCTTGAAGTCTCTTGCAATTCTCCAAGTTAAAGTTCTCAAGCTTAGAAAGCAATCCAATGCCTGAAGGAAGGAGAACAAAATTGTTTCCACTTAGATTCAAGGTCACCAAAGAGGGAAAGTAACCAAATTCGTTGGCAAATGCTCCTTCACCAAGATTGCAATTACTCAGGTTCAGATATGTTAAATTACACAGACCAGATATAGGCAGGCGGAAACTCATTGGCTCTGAATTCACTTTTTGCACCAATCCAGAAGGCAAGAACTCATTTAAAGATCCCCAAACTACTTCGCATCCATGAAAGTTTGAACCTCTCTCATATTTTATGAGATCATGGGTAGATGACATTTCTATTGCAGACCCACTATTCACATTAGTTTCCTCAAAACAGTCCATCTTCCCAACATTTACCTGATGTTTCCCGAGTTTCAAGCATCCAGAAAGATTAAACTTTTCAACAGACTTCAACTTATTGATGGTGCTTGGAAGACAAACAAGATTTCTGCAGTTGCTTAGATTCAATGTCACAAGGCCAGTCAGCCGTTCAATTGAAACAGGCAGTTCCTCAATGGCAGTCTCATCAAGACAAAGCACCAACAAACGTTCCATATTTCCAACAAACTCGGGAATCTTCTTAACTTTTGAGCAGTTAGAAAGAATTAATGTTTCAAGAGATTCCATTTCAATTCTACTTGGCAGACTCTCAAGACTTAATTCTACTTGGCAGACTCTCAAGACTTTAAGATTCAGGACAATAAGCTTTTTGAGAAATGCAAGGGATTGATGGATTCTTACCAAGTTCTCACATCCTTCAAGATCTAAAGTCTCAAGATTCTGAACGCCTGCGAGGTCTGGGGTCTCCACAATGCCTTGAGAATGGCAAAGTTTGATGAACTTCAACTTGTCAAAATTCTGCTCATAAAATCGAAATAGTGAGCCACCAAACAGAACAGACAATTTGCTTCATAGAGATAAACAAGTAGACTATTAACTAATAGCCATACCTTTGTTCCCTTCCAAAGCTGTTCAATGTTGCTGTGGCACAAGTTAAGTTCAATAAGTTCATCTGCTTCAAAATTTTGTGGGAGAGACCTTAAGGGATACCCAGTCCATTCGAGGAGTCTCAAGGAATTAGAAAGACAAGTGAGGCCTTCCGGAAGGTCCACATTACGAATATGAAGAAGACTAAGTTGAGACAAATTTGAAAAGGCTTCTGGCTTCCAATGAGCCACTTGTAATTTAGTCAACTCCATTATCATGCCTTGGATTAAATCTGTTCCCTGATAATGAAAAACAAGAATAATAACTTAAGTGCGGAACACAAAGAATACCAGGACCTAAGCAGATTACAAGTAAATCTGCCTTATTTTTTTTCTACACAATAATTGAAGTGCGGAACACAAATAATAATATGCTTATCTTTCTTTCATTATCAGACTCTTACCTTATTTCTCTTGAGCACATTGTTGATGTCTTCATGAGACCATAATCTACTACGCTTGCCTGGCTCTTTAGGAGACTGTTCACGAACAATTTCGCAGCCCATTTCTTGTAGCAAATCATGCATCGACAGTTCATTGTTGGAGATAGTTATGAGAGATCTATCAGCAAGAACACTTAAACCAATGACAGGGTTTAGCTGGCAATAGTCTAGTATTTGTGTCACACGATCCTTATCCTTCCCCTTGTAAAAGCAAGCGATATGTAGGAATATTTCTTTGTCTTTTTCATCCAGTCCATCAAAACTAATCCGAAGCACCTCAATAATTCGTCTATGTGGTGTGTTCTTTAGCCTATCTATTGCACTTGCCCATTCATCAGTGCTTCTACCAAATAGAAAAGAACCTAAAACCACGAGAGCCAACGGAAGCCCCTGAGCATACCCTAAAATATGGTAGCTAAGATGCAAATAATGTTCTGGTGGGGGACATTTCTTAAAAGCCTTCAAACTCAAAAGTTGAAGTGCTTCACCACAGTTTAAGCCTTTAGCCTTGTACGTAGCATCAACATCATGTGCCTTTAACAACTGAATATCTGTGGTGGTTATGATAATTCTACTCCCTGTACCAAACCAGTTGCGACTTCCAGCCAATTTCTCTAATTGTGTCAACTGATCCACATCATCAATAACAACAAGCACCTTTATTCTACACAACCGCCTTTCTATCATAGCAACTCCTGTATATTCATCAtctatatttttaatttttgtcaTCAGGATTCTGGAAAGAAGTTTTTCTTGTAGAGAAACTAGGCCATTGTTTCTAGACATTTCTCTAACATTGGAAAGAAAGCAGCTCCGGTCAAAATCCAGACAAATTTCATCATGGATAGCTCGAGCAAGTGTTGTCTTACCTATGCCCCGCATGCCATGGATCCCTATAAAACGCACCCCACCAAGGTGCGGACATATGTAATTGCGTAATAAATCATCAATGCAGGAATCCATTCCTATGAAGCCCTTGTCAACACTTGAAGATGTATACACGGACTTCTTTAGTATATGATTAACAATTTCCTCAATTAGTGATGGTTCATATCTGAGAAAATTTAGATAAAATTAGAAACTTAGCAATGTAACATAAGCGGCAAAAATAATAATAGCATTTGGCAAGATTAAGTAGCATCTAATCCAGTCTCTCAAATTTACTGGATATTCATTACTCTCCATTCGTATCCATCTCTCAATCAGAAAAATGCCAATTTAAATCATAAAGAATGGTTCAATTTAAAAAGAAGAGATTATCCTGCTCTCAAAAGGATGGGATTGAATATCTATATCTACTTTAGCAAGGAAACATATTAAGGTATGAGTAGTATGGAGGAAGGAGACTTACAGATTATTCTTTAAATCCCAGCCAGAAAGATCGGCCACCTCAGTCAAAGCAGCTCTCCGCGCATATAGTCTGTAACTTCTTCATGTTCCCTTACTTCTACTTGGGGTTCCCCTACTTTGAGCTCAAACCTTCCCCTTTGGTGCCGCACTTCAGAAGGATTCACGCCGTAGAAGACGGGGAGGACTTGTTGGCCCATCTCTTTCATGCATTGAATAATCTTGACGagttcatccaagcaccatGACGAACGAGCATAGTTCTGTGAGAGAATGACGATCGCACATCTAGAGTCCTCAATTGCAGCTAAAAGTTCAGGCCTAATGGATTTTCCTTTCTCAAGCTCTGCGTCATCCATAAAGGTCAGAATTCCTTTCTGATTTAGTGTAGCATACAGATTACCGGTAAAACCCATGCGGGTATCTTCCCCCCTGAAACTTAGAAACACATCGTATTTCCATTGACGACGAGAAGAGATTGACGCCATCGTATTTCCTTACTAGCCCTAACTTCTGGAATCAGAGAGAGAGTACAAAGGAATTCCAGATAGCATTTCTTTCATAACAATCTCCTTCGGAATTGAATCAGAGTAGAATAGCTGCCTGTTGTTGACGGAAAGACATTCTACTTTGAATATAATATTCAACTTTGGTCTATTCCTTTTTCACAATTTTCAACTTTCCATGTCATTTGGTCCCAGCTCATTTGCGTTTTTACGTGTCATGGATGGGTTGGCCATTAAGCAGTATCATGAGTGGGTTTATTGTTCTGATTTCTGAAACCTTGTCGTCGTCCATGGTTGTTGCATCGGATCTTTCAAATACAATCATGTACCAGATAGTGCCCCTCGCGCGAGATCAACAAAAATGATTTTATCTGTATATCTATTTAAAACAGTCTGCAGGTGATATTCCAACTTTGGGATATCCTCTAGAGGCAATACATCTCAAACCTTTTAACATTTGAATGTAtctcattttcttttccatAGTCTGTTGTGCAAACAATGAGATTTAACCTAAAATTTCTTCAAGATTTGTCAAGAGCTACTACAACTTCTCTCTACACTGCGCTACTTGGGTCTTTAGCCACATGAAAGCTTCAGTAGAAGATCTAGTGCTGAGTGTTGAGTGCTGActaggcctcatcaacgggagcgggcttgggccgggccgggccttactccatttttaaatagtatcgggccgggccgggccgggctttattgtaaattgaaggatccaagcccATTCATTTAATGTGGGCctcgcgggctttttcgggccgggccgggctaagccttgcgggcttttttggggcgggccttgcgggctttatttacaaataaatctttaaagataatatttttataaacttatatttatatatcatacactccaaagagcaacctctatcaactgggaaaaccgaccgttggatgagattattataataaattatgagcgtggtaaaaaatttagccaatttcaccatattttagaatccgatcgaattagtcaaccgtcgtcacttgtatgttttcttggttgaccgatgacatgacgaccgcgaaacgtgcttattttttcacataacgtctgtaaatattccatcgatggatgtgcgtagacataagataaaaatttcaattttaattacaaagaagtttgcctatatcaatttgcctccaaaagttgtatgacttgtatattgcatttaaattgttgaggttcattctaaaccaaccatgaagtggaaaatgaatttagagaaatcaacccctcgattgagagattgtaatgttttatggtgattgtaaaaaattcagctaatttgattctcgtttcgaattcgatcaactaggtcaaatttagttactcttataaaccttatatttatatatcatacactccaaagagcaacctctataaattcaaataaaatgaaaaaaccgaccggtggatgtgattattacaataaattatgagtgtggtaaaaaatttagccaatttcaccatattttcgaatccgatcgaattggtcaaccgttgtctcttatatgtcttcttggttgaccgatgacatgacgaccgcgaaacgtgcttattttttcacatcacttatataaatattcagtcaatggatgtgcatggacataagataaaaatttcaattttaattacaaatacgttggcctataccaatttgcctcctaaagttgtatgacttatacattgcaattaaattgttgaggtccattctaaagcaaccataaagtggaagataaatttggagaaaccaaccgctcgatggagagattgtaatgttttatggtggttgtaaaaaatccagtcaatttagttctcgtttcgaattcgatcaactaggtcaaacttagttattcttataaacctatatttatatatcatacactccaaagagcaacctctataaattcaaataaaatgaaaaaactgaccgttggatgtgattattacaataaattacgagtgtggtaaaaaaattaccaatttcaccatattttccgaatccgatcgaattggccaaccgttgtcacttgttttttagaatatatatgcacatattctatatagaagtatgagaacttacacacacacacacacacacacatatatatatatatatatgaacacacacacacacacacacatatctatatctatatatatataaacacacacacacacacatatatataaacatacacacatgtgtgtgtgtgtgtatatatatatataaacacacacacacatgtgtatatatatataaatacatgcacacacacacacacacacacacacacatatatatatatatatatataaacacacacacacacacacacacacatatatatatatatatatataaacacacacacacacatatatatatatatatacacacacacacatatatatatatatacacacacacacacacatatatatatatatatatatatatatatttataaacacacacacacacacacacacacacatatatatatatatacacacacacacacatatatatatatatatatatatatatatttataaacacacacacacacacacacacacatatatatatatatatatatttataaacacacacacacacacacacatatatatatatacacacacacacacatatatatatatatatatttatttatatatttataaacacacacacacacacacacacacacacacatatatatatatatatatatatatatatatatatttataaacacacacacacacacacacacacacatatatatatatatatatatatatatatatataaaaatagtttacgggcttttacgggtcGGGCCTAGAGGGCTTTTGGCGGGCCAGGcctatgggccgggccgggtttttgcgggctttttggcgggcctccatcggcccaccgaggcgggcttttgcgggctttttgacgGGCCGGGCTGGGCTTTTGGCCCTCCGGGCcagcgggcctccatcggcccatttgatccgcgggctttttgatgaggcctagtgCTGACTTCTCCAAACAGGCCAACATCAATTTCTTGAATAACTTCATAAAGTTAATACTAAAAAGCAGTTGTGTATAACCAAATAatctaaaatcaaaacaaatatgGACTATGTGATATGAAGTTCTTGGAAATTAAAGGGGGAAACAGTGGATATAAAAACAAATAACACCAAGTCCTCTACCTTGCATCTagcgtttttgaaaattttgttggtgatacgctcaaagcaagcgcataatttaaccctgaaaacatcgttagtagtataagcaaatagggatcgttctattccggggattgagggtacacctgtcattgtcaaaaaaaacaaataaagaattaaaataataaagtaaaaagtattatgtacaaaaataaaataaagaataaaaatatatacaagttaatataaaaaggggggttttgagattatagaattggaattaaaattaaatgaaataaagaaagtgtaaaaacacatatacaagggtggaacacaagaaacaaagatcaaaactacaatcatatgaatgaaatccaattacaattcctatagttgattatctatgtcatgagaaataagttgaccatgtgaaacattcgaagcaaatgatttcccatattttactttccttgaatatttaatctaagtgaaagcacctaaattaaacctattgaacatgcaatcatagcctagaaaactagctaatcaagaacacattcaatg
Protein-coding regions in this window:
- the LOC133716141 gene encoding TMV resistance protein N-like yields the protein MASISSRRQWKYDVFLSFRGEDTRMGFTGNLYATLNQKGILTFMDDAELEKGKSIRPELLAAIEDSRCAIVILSQNYARSSWCLDELVKIIQCMKEMGQQVLPVFYGVNPSEVRHQRGRFELKVGEPQVEVREHEEVTDYMRGEYEPSLIEEIVNHILKKSVYTSSSVDKGFIGMDSCIDDLLRNYICPHLGGVRFIGIHGMRGIGKTTLARAIHDEICLDFDRSCFLSNVREMSRNNGLVSLQEKLLSRILMTKIKNIDDEYTGVAMIERRLCRIKVLVVIDDVDQLTQLEKLAGSRNWFGTGSRIIITTTDIQLLKAHDVDATYKAKGLNCGEALQLLSLKAFKKCPPPEHYLHLSYHILGYAQGLPLALVVLGSFLFGRSTDEWASAIDRLKNTPHRRIIEVLRISFDGLDEKDKEIFLHIACFYKGKDKDRVTQILDYCQLNPVIGLSVLADRSLITISNNELSMHDLLQEMGCEIVREQSPKEPGKRSRLWSHEDINNVLKRNKGTDLIQGMIMELTKLQVAHWKPEAFSNLSQLSLLHIRNVDLPEGLTCLSNSLRLLEWTGYPLRSLPQNFEADELIELNLCHSNIEQLWKGTKNFDKLKFIKLCHSQGIVETPDLAGVQNLETLDLEGCENLVRIHQSLAFLKKLIVLNLKVLRVCQVELSLESLPSRIEMESLETLILSNCSKVKKIPEFVGNMERLLVLCLDETAIEELPVSIERLTGLVTLNLSNCRNLVCLPSTINKLKSVEKFNLSGCLKLGKHQVNVGKMDCFEETNVNSGSAIEMSSTHDLIKYERGSNFHGCEVVWGSLNEFLPSGLVQKVNSEPMSFRLPISGLCNLTYLNLSNCNLGEGAFANEFGYFPSLVTLNLSGNNFVLLPSGIGLLSKLENFNLENCKRLQELSDLPSNSGLDLRADGCTSLKYLFDASNLNTLNKSYFNFINCFNLNGNQGCNNIEFEMLKTFMYQGISNKSETCQIVIPGSNIPEWFSHRSVGCSSSVYLPAHWNNSRLMGFALCAVFVLHKHHLVDKLPRDEFKTFNATHHLVCCLKLDGRKLEVYGKQPAFCFSEEFCQVKSDHLWMFYVSRDKYFGTECWHNCCSQLEFLFKTRGPSLKVKECGVRLIYKQDVQELNQTTSQSSSRVSPYEDILILGETGGTGSRTCTLEEL